A single region of the Peromyscus eremicus chromosome 16_21, PerEre_H2_v1, whole genome shotgun sequence genome encodes:
- the LOC131926583 gene encoding NADH dehydrogenase [ubiquinone] iron-sulfur protein 4, mitochondrial, which translates to MAAVSMSVALRQALLGRRAVATAAVSVSGVPSRLLSTSTWKLAQDQTQDTQLITVDEKLDITTLTGVPEEHIKTRKVRIFVPARNNMQSGVNNTKKWKMEFDTRERWENPLMGWASTADPLSNMVLTFSTKEDAIAFAEKNGWSCDVEDKKTPKPKSKSYAANFSWNKRTRVSTK; encoded by the coding sequence ATGGCGGCGGTCTCAATGTCAGTGGCGCTGAGACAGGCGTTGTTGGGGAGAAGGGCAGTGGCTACAGCTGCCGTTTCCGTCTCTGGAGTTCCATCCAGGTTGTTGAGCACATCCACATGGAAGCTGGCGCAGGACCAGACTCAGGACACACAGCTCATAACAGTCGATGAAAAACTGGATATCACTACTTTAACTGGTGTTCCAGAAGAGCACATCAAAACCAGAAAGGTCAGGATCTTTGTTCCTGCTCGCAACAACATGCAATCTGGagtaaacaacacaaagaaatggaagatggagttTGATACCAGAGAGAGATGGGAAAATCCTTTGATGGGTTGGGCATCAACGGCTGATCCCCTCTCCAACATGGTTCTAACCTTTAGTACCAAAGAAGATGCAATTGCctttgcagaaaaaaatggaTGGAGCTGTGATGTGGAAGACAAGAAGACTCCAAAACCCAAGTCCAAGTCGTACGCTGCAAACTTTTCTTGGAACAAAAGAACAAGGGTGTCTACAAAATAG